From one Anopheles cruzii chromosome 3, idAnoCruzAS_RS32_06, whole genome shotgun sequence genomic stretch:
- the LOC128274646 gene encoding eukaryotic translation initiation factor 4H-like isoform X1 yields MAGRSSHDRYGGERSRKPLPTEPPFLAYVGNLPHGIVQGDINNIFKDYAVKSVRLVKDKETDVFKGFCYVEFETLEHLQKVLELDGCIMLNERPEMLKIDVAEQKKNDRGGFNKRGGQQNRGGPGGGGGSSGGGFNRGGPNQSNNRPPIGQDRNYGNDNYGRNDYDRNRGGRSNNYNGDRGPNRGRYGNFGDERDGGGREDWNRDQDRDGRGGGPGRYNDRDGGGGGGAGTGGHFGGRGGEDNRYGNYGRNNQYRDNDRRKDVAPSYTPSPNPNLNMEERPRLKLAPRSVNAPLNSLAETKQASAIFGNAKPREEKVGADGYTRKHANSVGSEGSVDGGGGAGTSSNSSMGSGGGANSNSVAAADN; encoded by the exons ATGGCAGGAAGAAGTTCACACGATAG ATATGGCGGTGAGAGGTCCCGTAAGCCGTTGCCGACGGAACCACCGTTCCTGGCGTACGTTGGCAATCTTCCGCACGGCATCGTGCAGGGCGATATCAACAACATCTTCAAGGACTATGCGGTGAAGAGCGTGCGTTTGGTGAAGGACAAGGAAACGGACGTTTTCAAGGGCTTCTGCTACGTGGAGTTCGAAACGCTGGAGCACCTGCAGAAGGTTCTGGAGCTGGACGGTTGTATTATGCTGAACGAGCGACCCGAGATGCTTAAGATTGATGTTGcggagcaaaagaaaaacgatcg CGGTGGATTCAATAAGCgtggtggccaacaaaaccGTGGTGgaccaggtggtggtggcggcagcagcggcggcggcttcaaTCGTGGCGGTCCGAACCAATCGaacaaccggccaccgattgGCCAGGATAGGAACTACGGTAATGATAACTATGGCAGAAACGATTACGACAGAAATCGCGGTGGACGATCCAATAATTACAACG GAGATCGAGGACCTAACCGAGGGAGGTACGGCAACTTTGGCGACGAGcgagatggtggtggtcgcgaaGATTGGAACCGCGATCAAGATCGAGATgggcgcggtggtggtcccggtcGTTACAATGAtcgggatggtggtggtggtggtggcgccggcaccggcggtcaCTTCGGTGGTCGCGGTGGCGAAGACAATAGATACGGCAACTACGGTCGGAACAACCAATACCGGGACAACGATCGAAGAAAAGACGTCGCCCCAAGCTACACTCCGTCCCCCAATCCCAATCTCAACATGGAGGAAAGGCCCCGCCTAAAGCTGGCTCCACGATCGGTGAATGCACCGCTGAACTCGCTGGCAGAAACCAAGCAGGCTTCGGCCATCTTCGGAAATGCGAAACCGCGCGAGGAGAAAGTCGGTGCCGATGGCTACACCCGAAAACACGCCAATAGTGTTGGCAGTGAGGGCAGCGTGGATGGCGGGGGTGGGGCCGgtaccagcagcaacagcagcatgggatccggtggcggtgccaaCAGTAATTCTGTTGCGGCAGCAGACAATTGA
- the LOC128274646 gene encoding eukaryotic translation initiation factor 4H-like isoform X2: MAGRSSHDRYGGERSRKPLPTEPPFLAYVGNLPHGIVQGDINNIFKDYAVKSVRLVKDKETDVFKGFCYVEFETLEHLQKVLELDGCIMLNERPEMLKIDVAEQKKNDRGGFNKRGGQQNRGGPGGGGGSSGGGFNRGGPNQSNNRPPIGQDRNYGDRGPNRGRYGNFGDERDGGGREDWNRDQDRDGRGGGPGRYNDRDGGGGGGAGTGGHFGGRGGEDNRYGNYGRNNQYRDNDRRKDVAPSYTPSPNPNLNMEERPRLKLAPRSVNAPLNSLAETKQASAIFGNAKPREEKVGADGYTRKHANSVGSEGSVDGGGGAGTSSNSSMGSGGGANSNSVAAADN; the protein is encoded by the exons ATGGCAGGAAGAAGTTCACACGATAG ATATGGCGGTGAGAGGTCCCGTAAGCCGTTGCCGACGGAACCACCGTTCCTGGCGTACGTTGGCAATCTTCCGCACGGCATCGTGCAGGGCGATATCAACAACATCTTCAAGGACTATGCGGTGAAGAGCGTGCGTTTGGTGAAGGACAAGGAAACGGACGTTTTCAAGGGCTTCTGCTACGTGGAGTTCGAAACGCTGGAGCACCTGCAGAAGGTTCTGGAGCTGGACGGTTGTATTATGCTGAACGAGCGACCCGAGATGCTTAAGATTGATGTTGcggagcaaaagaaaaacgatcg CGGTGGATTCAATAAGCgtggtggccaacaaaaccGTGGTGgaccaggtggtggtggcggcagcagcggcggcggcttcaaTCGTGGCGGTCCGAACCAATCGaacaaccggccaccgattgGCCAGGATAGGAACTACG GAGATCGAGGACCTAACCGAGGGAGGTACGGCAACTTTGGCGACGAGcgagatggtggtggtcgcgaaGATTGGAACCGCGATCAAGATCGAGATgggcgcggtggtggtcccggtcGTTACAATGAtcgggatggtggtggtggtggtggcgccggcaccggcggtcaCTTCGGTGGTCGCGGTGGCGAAGACAATAGATACGGCAACTACGGTCGGAACAACCAATACCGGGACAACGATCGAAGAAAAGACGTCGCCCCAAGCTACACTCCGTCCCCCAATCCCAATCTCAACATGGAGGAAAGGCCCCGCCTAAAGCTGGCTCCACGATCGGTGAATGCACCGCTGAACTCGCTGGCAGAAACCAAGCAGGCTTCGGCCATCTTCGGAAATGCGAAACCGCGCGAGGAGAAAGTCGGTGCCGATGGCTACACCCGAAAACACGCCAATAGTGTTGGCAGTGAGGGCAGCGTGGATGGCGGGGGTGGGGCCGgtaccagcagcaacagcagcatgggatccggtggcggtgccaaCAGTAATTCTGTTGCGGCAGCAGACAATTGA